One Oryza glaberrima chromosome 10, OglaRS2, whole genome shotgun sequence DNA segment encodes these proteins:
- the LOC127786330 gene encoding ARM REPEAT PROTEIN INTERACTING WITH ABF2 isoform X2 codes for MVSDHEVRCCSFDRGMSLHCCPAAGDPPAPAGTAEELLERARSLVPAALDAARAATGFGGRWKAIAARLERVPPCLSDLSSHPCFSKNSLCRELLQSVAATLAEAAELGARCREPPRAGKLQMQSDLDALAGKLDLNLRDCALLIKTGVLSDATVPPVAPAAEAAAAGAAQTDVRELLARLQIGHAEAKHRAVDGLLDALREDEKSVLSALGRGNVAALVQLLTATAPKIREKAATVLCLLAESGSCECLLVSEGALPPLIRLVESGSLVGREKAVITLQRLSMSPDIARAIVGHSGVRPLIDICQTGDSISQSAAAGALKNLSAVPEVRQALAEEGIVRVMVNLLDCGVVLGCKEYAAECLQSLTSSNDGLRRAVVSEGGLRSLLAYLDGPLPQESAVGALRNLVSSAISPDSLVSLGVLPRLVHVLREGSVGAQQAAAAAICRVSSSSEMKRLVGEHGCMPLLVRLLEAKSNGAREVAAQAVASLMSCPANARDIKKDEKSVPNLVQLLEPSPQNTAKKYAISCLLTLSASKRCKKLMISHGAIGYLKKLSEMDVAGAKKLLEKLERGKLRNLFSRK; via the exons ATGGTTAGCG ATCACGAGGTGCGGTGTTGTAGCTTTGACCGAGGAATGAGCTTGCATTGctgtccggcggccggcgacccgccggcgccggccgggaCGGCGGAGGAGCTGCTGGAGCGGGCGCGGTCGCTGGTGCCGGCGGCGCTggacgcggcgcgcgcggcgaccgGCTTCGGCGGCCGGTGGAAGGCCATCGCGGCGAGGCTGGAGAGGGTGCCGCCGTGCCTGTCCGACCTGTCCAGCCACCCGTGCTTCTCCAAGAACTCGCTCTGCCGCGAGCTTCTGCAGTCGGTGGCCGCCACgctcgccgaggccgccgaGCTCGGGGCGCGCTGCCGCGAGCCGCCGAGGGCCGGGAAGCTGCAGATGCAGAGTGACCTCGACGCGCTCGCCGGGAAGCTCGACCTGAACCTCCGGGATTGCGCGCTGCTAATCAAGACCGGTGTGCTGTCCGACGCGACCGTGCcaccggtggcgccggcggctgaggcggcggcggccggggccgcGCAGACGGATGTGCGGGAGCTGCTTGCGAGGCTTCAGATCGGGCACGCGGAGGCGAAGCACCGGGCGGTGGATGGGCTCCTCGACGCGCTACGCGAGGACGAGAAGAGCGTGCTGTCGGCGCTCGGCCGCGGCAACGTGGCGGCGCTGGTGCAGCtgctgacggcgacggcgcccaaGATCAGGGAGAAGGCGGCCACCGTCCTCTGCTTGCTGGCCGAGTCCGGCAGCTGCGAGTGCTTGCTGGTGTCGGAgggcgcgctgccgccgctcatCCGGCTGGTGGAGTCCGGCAGCCTGGTCGGCCGGGAGAAGGCCGTGATCACGCTGCAGCGGCTGTCCATGTCGCCCGACATTGCCCGCGCCATCGTCGGCCACAGCGGCGTCCGCCCGCTGATCGACATCTGCCAGACCGGGGACTCCATCTCGCagtccgcggcggccggcgcgctcAAGAACCTCTCGGCGGTGCCCGAGGTGCGGCAAGCGCTGGCGGAGGAAGGGATCGTGCGCGTCATGGTCAACCTGCTCGACTGCGGCGTCGTGCTCGGCTGCAAGGAGTACGCCGCGGAGTGCCTCCAGAGCCTCACGTCGAGCAACGacggcctccgccgcgccgtcgtgtCCGAGGGCGGCCTCCGCAGCCTGCTCGCCTACCTCGACGGCCCGCTGCCGCAGGAGTCCGCCGTGGGCGCGCTCCGCAACCTGGTGAGCAGCGCCATCTCGCCGGACAGCCTGGTGTCGCTGGGCGTGCTCCCCCGCCTCGTCCACGTGCTCCGCGAGGGCTCCGTGGGCGCGCAgcaggcggccgcggcggcgatctgCAGGGTGTCGAGCTCGTCGGAGATGAAGCGCCTGGTCGGCGAGCACGGGTGCATGCCGCTGCTGGTGCGGCTGCTGGAGGCGAAGTCGAACGGCGCgcgcgaggtggcggcgcaggcggtggcGAGCCTGATGAGCTGCCCGGCGAACGCCAGGGACATCAAGAAGGACGAGAAGAGCGTCCCCAACCTGGTGCAGCTGCTGGAGCCGAGCCCCCAGAACACGGCCAAGAAGTACGCCATCTCCTGCCTCCTCACGCTGTCGGCGAGCAAGCGCTGCAAGAAGCTGATGATCTCGCACGGCGCCATTGGCTACCTCAAGAAGCTCTCCGAGATGGACGTCGCCGGGGCCAAGAAGCTGCTCGAGAAGCTTGAGCGAGGCAAGCTGCGCAACCTCTTCAGTAGGAAGTAA
- the LOC127786330 gene encoding ARM REPEAT PROTEIN INTERACTING WITH ABF2 isoform X3, with the protein MSLHCCPAAGDPPAPAGTAEELLERARSLVPAALDAARAATGFGGRWKAIAARLERVPPCLSDLSSHPCFSKNSLCRELLQSVAATLAEAAELGARCREPPRAGKLQMQSDLDALAGKLDLNLRDCALLIKTGVLSDATVPPVAPAAEAAAAGAAQTDVRELLARLQIGHAEAKHRAVDGLLDALREDEKSVLSALGRGNVAALVQLLTATAPKIREKAATVLCLLAESGSCECLLVSEGALPPLIRLVESGSLVGREKAVITLQRLSMSPDIARAIVGHSGVRPLIDICQTGDSISQSAAAGALKNLSAVPEVRQALAEEGIVRVMVNLLDCGVVLGCKEYAAECLQSLTSSNDGLRRAVVSEGGLRSLLAYLDGPLPQESAVGALRNLVSSAISPDSLVSLGVLPRLVHVLREGSVGAQQAAAAAICRVSSSSEMKRLVGEHGCMPLLVRLLEAKSNGAREVAAQAVASLMSCPANARDIKKDEKSVPNLVQLLEPSPQNTAKKYAISCLLTLSASKRCKKLMISHGAIGYLKKLSEMDVAGAKKLLEKLERGKLRNLFSRK; encoded by the coding sequence ATGAGCTTGCATTGctgtccggcggccggcgacccgccggcgccggccgggaCGGCGGAGGAGCTGCTGGAGCGGGCGCGGTCGCTGGTGCCGGCGGCGCTggacgcggcgcgcgcggcgaccgGCTTCGGCGGCCGGTGGAAGGCCATCGCGGCGAGGCTGGAGAGGGTGCCGCCGTGCCTGTCCGACCTGTCCAGCCACCCGTGCTTCTCCAAGAACTCGCTCTGCCGCGAGCTTCTGCAGTCGGTGGCCGCCACgctcgccgaggccgccgaGCTCGGGGCGCGCTGCCGCGAGCCGCCGAGGGCCGGGAAGCTGCAGATGCAGAGTGACCTCGACGCGCTCGCCGGGAAGCTCGACCTGAACCTCCGGGATTGCGCGCTGCTAATCAAGACCGGTGTGCTGTCCGACGCGACCGTGCcaccggtggcgccggcggctgaggcggcggcggccggggccgcGCAGACGGATGTGCGGGAGCTGCTTGCGAGGCTTCAGATCGGGCACGCGGAGGCGAAGCACCGGGCGGTGGATGGGCTCCTCGACGCGCTACGCGAGGACGAGAAGAGCGTGCTGTCGGCGCTCGGCCGCGGCAACGTGGCGGCGCTGGTGCAGCtgctgacggcgacggcgcccaaGATCAGGGAGAAGGCGGCCACCGTCCTCTGCTTGCTGGCCGAGTCCGGCAGCTGCGAGTGCTTGCTGGTGTCGGAgggcgcgctgccgccgctcatCCGGCTGGTGGAGTCCGGCAGCCTGGTCGGCCGGGAGAAGGCCGTGATCACGCTGCAGCGGCTGTCCATGTCGCCCGACATTGCCCGCGCCATCGTCGGCCACAGCGGCGTCCGCCCGCTGATCGACATCTGCCAGACCGGGGACTCCATCTCGCagtccgcggcggccggcgcgctcAAGAACCTCTCGGCGGTGCCCGAGGTGCGGCAAGCGCTGGCGGAGGAAGGGATCGTGCGCGTCATGGTCAACCTGCTCGACTGCGGCGTCGTGCTCGGCTGCAAGGAGTACGCCGCGGAGTGCCTCCAGAGCCTCACGTCGAGCAACGacggcctccgccgcgccgtcgtgtCCGAGGGCGGCCTCCGCAGCCTGCTCGCCTACCTCGACGGCCCGCTGCCGCAGGAGTCCGCCGTGGGCGCGCTCCGCAACCTGGTGAGCAGCGCCATCTCGCCGGACAGCCTGGTGTCGCTGGGCGTGCTCCCCCGCCTCGTCCACGTGCTCCGCGAGGGCTCCGTGGGCGCGCAgcaggcggccgcggcggcgatctgCAGGGTGTCGAGCTCGTCGGAGATGAAGCGCCTGGTCGGCGAGCACGGGTGCATGCCGCTGCTGGTGCGGCTGCTGGAGGCGAAGTCGAACGGCGCgcgcgaggtggcggcgcaggcggtggcGAGCCTGATGAGCTGCCCGGCGAACGCCAGGGACATCAAGAAGGACGAGAAGAGCGTCCCCAACCTGGTGCAGCTGCTGGAGCCGAGCCCCCAGAACACGGCCAAGAAGTACGCCATCTCCTGCCTCCTCACGCTGTCGGCGAGCAAGCGCTGCAAGAAGCTGATGATCTCGCACGGCGCCATTGGCTACCTCAAGAAGCTCTCCGAGATGGACGTCGCCGGGGCCAAGAAGCTGCTCGAGAAGCTTGAGCGAGGCAAGCTGCGCAACCTCTTCAGTAGGAAGTAA
- the LOC127786361 gene encoding 2-oxoglutarate-Fe(II) type oxidoreductase hxnY-like isoform X1, whose protein sequence is MAGAGAGESLDLPVVDLASSDLAAAAKSVRKACVEYGFFYVVNHGAEGLAEKVFGESSKFFEQPLGEKMALLRNRNYLGYTPLGADKLDASSKFKGDLNENYCIGPIRKEGYQNDANQWPSEENFPCWKETMKLYHETALATGKRILSLIALSLNLDVEFFDCPVAFLRLLHYPGEANESDDGNYGASAHSDYGVLTLVATDGTPGLQICREKDRCPQLWEDVHHIEGALIVNIGDLLQRWTNCVFRSTLHRVVAVGKERYSVAFFLHTNPDLVVQCLESCCSEACPPRFPPIRSGDYLEDRLRARYK, encoded by the exons atggccggcgccggcgccggcgagagccTGGACCTCCCCGTGGTGGACCTAGCGTcctccgacctcgccgccgccgccaaatccgtcCGAAAG GCTTGCGTGGAGTACGGATTCTTCTACGTGGTCAACCATGGAGCCGAGGGATTGGCGGAGAAGGTGTTCGGGGAGAGCAGCAAGTTTTTCGAGCAGCCGCTGGGGGAGAAGATGGCGCTGCTGAGGAACAGAAACTACCTGGGGTACACCCCGCTTGGCGCCGATAAGCTCGACGCCTCGTCCAAATTCAAAG GAGATCTCAATGAAAATTACTGTATCGGACCTATCAGAAAAGAAGGTTATCAGAATGATGCTAACCAATGGCCTTCTGAAG AGAATTTCCCATGTTGGAAGGAGACAATGAAGCTATACCATGAAACTGCACT TGCTACTGGTAAAAGGATACTCTCTCTAATTGCTCTGAGTTTGAATCTCGACGTTGAATTCTTTGACTGCCCAGTGGCCTTTCTTCGGTTATTGCACTATCCAG GTGAAGCTAACGAGTCCGATGATGGCAATTATGGTGCATCAGCTCACTCAGACTATGGAGTACTAACACTTGTAGCAACAGATGGCACTCCTGGGCTGCAG ATATGCAGGGAGAAGGATAGGTGCCCCCAGCTTTGGGAAGACGTTCATCACATTGAAGG GGCCCTGATTGTTAATATCGGCGATTTGCTACAAAGGTGGACTAATTGTGTTTTCAG GTCTACACTGCATCGCGTTGTTGCAGTTGGTAAAGAGCGATACTCT GTGGCTTTCTTTCTTCACACAAACCCTGATTTAGTGGTTCAATGCTTGGAAAGCTGCTGCAGTGAGGCATGCCCACCgag GTTCCCACCTATAAGGAGCGGCGACTATTTGGAAGACCGATTGAGGGCTAGATACAAATAA
- the LOC127786361 gene encoding 2-oxoglutarate-Fe(II) type oxidoreductase hxnY-like isoform X3 yields the protein MAGAGAGESLDLPVVDLASSDLAAAAKSVRKACVEYGFFYVVNHGAEGLAEKVFGESSKFFEQPLGEKMALLRNRNYLGYTPLGADKLDASSKFKENFPCWKETMKLYHETALATGKRILSLIALSLNLDVEFFDCPVAFLRLLHYPGEANESDDGNYGASAHSDYGVLTLVATDGTPGLQICREKDRCPQLWEDVHHIEGALIVNIGDLLQRWTNCVFRSTLHRVVAVGKERYSVAFFLHTNPDLVVQCLESCCSEACPPRFPPIRSGDYLEDRLRARYK from the exons atggccggcgccggcgccggcgagagccTGGACCTCCCCGTGGTGGACCTAGCGTcctccgacctcgccgccgccgccaaatccgtcCGAAAG GCTTGCGTGGAGTACGGATTCTTCTACGTGGTCAACCATGGAGCCGAGGGATTGGCGGAGAAGGTGTTCGGGGAGAGCAGCAAGTTTTTCGAGCAGCCGCTGGGGGAGAAGATGGCGCTGCTGAGGAACAGAAACTACCTGGGGTACACCCCGCTTGGCGCCGATAAGCTCGACGCCTCGTCCAAATTCAAAG AGAATTTCCCATGTTGGAAGGAGACAATGAAGCTATACCATGAAACTGCACT TGCTACTGGTAAAAGGATACTCTCTCTAATTGCTCTGAGTTTGAATCTCGACGTTGAATTCTTTGACTGCCCAGTGGCCTTTCTTCGGTTATTGCACTATCCAG GTGAAGCTAACGAGTCCGATGATGGCAATTATGGTGCATCAGCTCACTCAGACTATGGAGTACTAACACTTGTAGCAACAGATGGCACTCCTGGGCTGCAG ATATGCAGGGAGAAGGATAGGTGCCCCCAGCTTTGGGAAGACGTTCATCACATTGAAGG GGCCCTGATTGTTAATATCGGCGATTTGCTACAAAGGTGGACTAATTGTGTTTTCAG GTCTACACTGCATCGCGTTGTTGCAGTTGGTAAAGAGCGATACTCT GTGGCTTTCTTTCTTCACACAAACCCTGATTTAGTGGTTCAATGCTTGGAAAGCTGCTGCAGTGAGGCATGCCCACCgag GTTCCCACCTATAAGGAGCGGCGACTATTTGGAAGACCGATTGAGGGCTAGATACAAATAA
- the LOC127786332 gene encoding protein COFACTOR ASSEMBLY OF COMPLEX C SUBUNIT B CCB2, chloroplastic codes for MPLLARAPPPPPPLRHRGRLLPRFTSSSSPRRRRRPRAARVRVRASGSDPPPQQQQQVNLSVLRFTLGIPGLDESYLPRWIGLGFGALVLLNHLLSPSPTPAQLRSEALGLCLAAFSATLPYLGRFLEGAGAAERVPLPEGSRQVFAMSDSLSAAQKEDMAWASYVLLRNTNTTSVLISIGNQLCIRGYWDPPEDISKYAMIEWFKSQMQEAGIVDLREDLYFPTFSDTQLGKLLPQGILSVLAQPVLNNPDPTNSEIKAEGFILLASNSSYAYSEKHRVWIRTVANKFQCT; via the exons ATGCCTCTCCTcgcccgcgcgccaccgcctccaccaccgctccgccaccgcggccgcctcctcccgcgcttcacctcctcctccagtccccgccgccgccgccgcccacgcgccgcccgcgtccgcgtccgcgcCTCCGGCTccgacccgccgccgcagcagcagcagcaggtcaACCTCTCCGTCCTCCGCTTCACCCTCG GGATTCCCGGGCTGGACGAGTCGTACCTCCCGCGGTGGATAGGCCTCGGCTTCGGCGCCCTCGTGCTCCTCAACCACCTCCTCTCCCCGTCGCCCACCCCCGCGCAGCTC AGGTCGGAGGCACTCGGGCTGTGCCTGGCCGCGTTCTCGGCGACTCTGCCGTACCTCGGGAGGTTCCTAGAG GGTGCTGGTGCTGCTGAACGTGTGCCCTTGCCTGAGGGGAGCAGGCAGGTGTTTGCCATGTCTGATAGCCTGTCAGCAGCACAGAAGGAGGACATGGCGTGGGCTTCGTACGTCCTGCTGCGGAACACAAACACCACATCTGTC CTCATATCAATTGGCAATCAGTTGTGCATACGAGGATATTGGGATCCGCCTGAAGATATTTCCAAATATGCCATGATTGAGTGGTTCAAAAGTCAGATGCAGGAAGCTGGAATTGTTGATTTGAGGGAGGATTTGTACTTCCCTACCTTTTCTG ACACTCAGCTTGGGAAGCTTCTCCCACAGGGGATTCTTTCTGTGCTGGCACAACCAGTTCTGAACAACCCTGATCCAACTAACAGTGAAATAAAAGCTGAAGGTTTCATCCTACTGGCGTCCAATTCGAGTTACGCATACAGCGAGAAACATAGGGTTTGGATTAGAACAGTTGCAAATAAATTTCAATGTACATAA
- the LOC127786361 gene encoding 2-oxoglutarate-Fe(II) type oxidoreductase hxnY-like isoform X4 — MAGAGAGESLDLPVVDLASSDLAAAAKSVRKACVEYGFFYVVNHGAEGLAEKVFGESSKFFEQPLGEKMALLRNRNYLGYTPLGADKLDASSKFKGDLNENYCIGPIRKEGYQNDANQWPSEENFPCWKETMKLYHETALATGKRILSLIALSLNLDVEFFDCPVAFLRLLHYPGEANESDDGNYGASAHSDYGVLTLVATDGTPGLQICREKDRCPQLWEDVHHIEGALIVNIGDLLQRWTNCVFRWLSFFTQTLI, encoded by the exons atggccggcgccggcgccggcgagagccTGGACCTCCCCGTGGTGGACCTAGCGTcctccgacctcgccgccgccgccaaatccgtcCGAAAG GCTTGCGTGGAGTACGGATTCTTCTACGTGGTCAACCATGGAGCCGAGGGATTGGCGGAGAAGGTGTTCGGGGAGAGCAGCAAGTTTTTCGAGCAGCCGCTGGGGGAGAAGATGGCGCTGCTGAGGAACAGAAACTACCTGGGGTACACCCCGCTTGGCGCCGATAAGCTCGACGCCTCGTCCAAATTCAAAG GAGATCTCAATGAAAATTACTGTATCGGACCTATCAGAAAAGAAGGTTATCAGAATGATGCTAACCAATGGCCTTCTGAAG AGAATTTCCCATGTTGGAAGGAGACAATGAAGCTATACCATGAAACTGCACT TGCTACTGGTAAAAGGATACTCTCTCTAATTGCTCTGAGTTTGAATCTCGACGTTGAATTCTTTGACTGCCCAGTGGCCTTTCTTCGGTTATTGCACTATCCAG GTGAAGCTAACGAGTCCGATGATGGCAATTATGGTGCATCAGCTCACTCAGACTATGGAGTACTAACACTTGTAGCAACAGATGGCACTCCTGGGCTGCAG ATATGCAGGGAGAAGGATAGGTGCCCCCAGCTTTGGGAAGACGTTCATCACATTGAAGG GGCCCTGATTGTTAATATCGGCGATTTGCTACAAAGGTGGACTAATTGTGTTTTCAG GTGGCTTTCTTTCTTCACACAAACCCTGATTTAG
- the LOC127786361 gene encoding 2-oxoglutarate-Fe(II) type oxidoreductase hxnY-like isoform X2 — MAGAGAGESLDLPVVDLASSDLAAAAKSVRKACVEYGFFYVVNHGAEGLAEKVFGESSKFFEQPLGEKMALLRNRNYLGYTPLGADKLDASSKFKGDLNENYCIGPIRKEENFPCWKETMKLYHETALATGKRILSLIALSLNLDVEFFDCPVAFLRLLHYPGEANESDDGNYGASAHSDYGVLTLVATDGTPGLQICREKDRCPQLWEDVHHIEGALIVNIGDLLQRWTNCVFRSTLHRVVAVGKERYSVAFFLHTNPDLVVQCLESCCSEACPPRFPPIRSGDYLEDRLRARYK, encoded by the exons atggccggcgccggcgccggcgagagccTGGACCTCCCCGTGGTGGACCTAGCGTcctccgacctcgccgccgccgccaaatccgtcCGAAAG GCTTGCGTGGAGTACGGATTCTTCTACGTGGTCAACCATGGAGCCGAGGGATTGGCGGAGAAGGTGTTCGGGGAGAGCAGCAAGTTTTTCGAGCAGCCGCTGGGGGAGAAGATGGCGCTGCTGAGGAACAGAAACTACCTGGGGTACACCCCGCTTGGCGCCGATAAGCTCGACGCCTCGTCCAAATTCAAAG GAGATCTCAATGAAAATTACTGTATCGGACCTATCAGAAAAGAAG AGAATTTCCCATGTTGGAAGGAGACAATGAAGCTATACCATGAAACTGCACT TGCTACTGGTAAAAGGATACTCTCTCTAATTGCTCTGAGTTTGAATCTCGACGTTGAATTCTTTGACTGCCCAGTGGCCTTTCTTCGGTTATTGCACTATCCAG GTGAAGCTAACGAGTCCGATGATGGCAATTATGGTGCATCAGCTCACTCAGACTATGGAGTACTAACACTTGTAGCAACAGATGGCACTCCTGGGCTGCAG ATATGCAGGGAGAAGGATAGGTGCCCCCAGCTTTGGGAAGACGTTCATCACATTGAAGG GGCCCTGATTGTTAATATCGGCGATTTGCTACAAAGGTGGACTAATTGTGTTTTCAG GTCTACACTGCATCGCGTTGTTGCAGTTGGTAAAGAGCGATACTCT GTGGCTTTCTTTCTTCACACAAACCCTGATTTAGTGGTTCAATGCTTGGAAAGCTGCTGCAGTGAGGCATGCCCACCgag GTTCCCACCTATAAGGAGCGGCGACTATTTGGAAGACCGATTGAGGGCTAGATACAAATAA
- the LOC127786330 gene encoding ARM REPEAT PROTEIN INTERACTING WITH ABF2 isoform X1, which translates to MVISVSLIAAAAAAGGGAAILLGALAIGVASRRGRAAAAGGGGEGEERIGDHEVRCCSFDRGMSLHCCPAAGDPPAPAGTAEELLERARSLVPAALDAARAATGFGGRWKAIAARLERVPPCLSDLSSHPCFSKNSLCRELLQSVAATLAEAAELGARCREPPRAGKLQMQSDLDALAGKLDLNLRDCALLIKTGVLSDATVPPVAPAAEAAAAGAAQTDVRELLARLQIGHAEAKHRAVDGLLDALREDEKSVLSALGRGNVAALVQLLTATAPKIREKAATVLCLLAESGSCECLLVSEGALPPLIRLVESGSLVGREKAVITLQRLSMSPDIARAIVGHSGVRPLIDICQTGDSISQSAAAGALKNLSAVPEVRQALAEEGIVRVMVNLLDCGVVLGCKEYAAECLQSLTSSNDGLRRAVVSEGGLRSLLAYLDGPLPQESAVGALRNLVSSAISPDSLVSLGVLPRLVHVLREGSVGAQQAAAAAICRVSSSSEMKRLVGEHGCMPLLVRLLEAKSNGAREVAAQAVASLMSCPANARDIKKDEKSVPNLVQLLEPSPQNTAKKYAISCLLTLSASKRCKKLMISHGAIGYLKKLSEMDVAGAKKLLEKLERGKLRNLFSRK; encoded by the exons ATGGTGATTAGCGTCTCGTTgatcgcagcagcagcagcagcaggaggaggagcggctaTTCTTCTCGGCGCGCTGGCGATCGGCGTCGCTTCGAGGAGGGGGAgagcggcggccgccggaggcggaggagaaggggaggagcggATCGGAG ATCACGAGGTGCGGTGTTGTAGCTTTGACCGAGGAATGAGCTTGCATTGctgtccggcggccggcgacccgccggcgccggccgggaCGGCGGAGGAGCTGCTGGAGCGGGCGCGGTCGCTGGTGCCGGCGGCGCTggacgcggcgcgcgcggcgaccgGCTTCGGCGGCCGGTGGAAGGCCATCGCGGCGAGGCTGGAGAGGGTGCCGCCGTGCCTGTCCGACCTGTCCAGCCACCCGTGCTTCTCCAAGAACTCGCTCTGCCGCGAGCTTCTGCAGTCGGTGGCCGCCACgctcgccgaggccgccgaGCTCGGGGCGCGCTGCCGCGAGCCGCCGAGGGCCGGGAAGCTGCAGATGCAGAGTGACCTCGACGCGCTCGCCGGGAAGCTCGACCTGAACCTCCGGGATTGCGCGCTGCTAATCAAGACCGGTGTGCTGTCCGACGCGACCGTGCcaccggtggcgccggcggctgaggcggcggcggccggggccgcGCAGACGGATGTGCGGGAGCTGCTTGCGAGGCTTCAGATCGGGCACGCGGAGGCGAAGCACCGGGCGGTGGATGGGCTCCTCGACGCGCTACGCGAGGACGAGAAGAGCGTGCTGTCGGCGCTCGGCCGCGGCAACGTGGCGGCGCTGGTGCAGCtgctgacggcgacggcgcccaaGATCAGGGAGAAGGCGGCCACCGTCCTCTGCTTGCTGGCCGAGTCCGGCAGCTGCGAGTGCTTGCTGGTGTCGGAgggcgcgctgccgccgctcatCCGGCTGGTGGAGTCCGGCAGCCTGGTCGGCCGGGAGAAGGCCGTGATCACGCTGCAGCGGCTGTCCATGTCGCCCGACATTGCCCGCGCCATCGTCGGCCACAGCGGCGTCCGCCCGCTGATCGACATCTGCCAGACCGGGGACTCCATCTCGCagtccgcggcggccggcgcgctcAAGAACCTCTCGGCGGTGCCCGAGGTGCGGCAAGCGCTGGCGGAGGAAGGGATCGTGCGCGTCATGGTCAACCTGCTCGACTGCGGCGTCGTGCTCGGCTGCAAGGAGTACGCCGCGGAGTGCCTCCAGAGCCTCACGTCGAGCAACGacggcctccgccgcgccgtcgtgtCCGAGGGCGGCCTCCGCAGCCTGCTCGCCTACCTCGACGGCCCGCTGCCGCAGGAGTCCGCCGTGGGCGCGCTCCGCAACCTGGTGAGCAGCGCCATCTCGCCGGACAGCCTGGTGTCGCTGGGCGTGCTCCCCCGCCTCGTCCACGTGCTCCGCGAGGGCTCCGTGGGCGCGCAgcaggcggccgcggcggcgatctgCAGGGTGTCGAGCTCGTCGGAGATGAAGCGCCTGGTCGGCGAGCACGGGTGCATGCCGCTGCTGGTGCGGCTGCTGGAGGCGAAGTCGAACGGCGCgcgcgaggtggcggcgcaggcggtggcGAGCCTGATGAGCTGCCCGGCGAACGCCAGGGACATCAAGAAGGACGAGAAGAGCGTCCCCAACCTGGTGCAGCTGCTGGAGCCGAGCCCCCAGAACACGGCCAAGAAGTACGCCATCTCCTGCCTCCTCACGCTGTCGGCGAGCAAGCGCTGCAAGAAGCTGATGATCTCGCACGGCGCCATTGGCTACCTCAAGAAGCTCTCCGAGATGGACGTCGCCGGGGCCAAGAAGCTGCTCGAGAAGCTTGAGCGAGGCAAGCTGCGCAACCTCTTCAGTAGGAAGTAA